One genomic region from Nocardioides plantarum encodes:
- a CDS encoding AMP-binding protein has product MLTALLAPSADDAAAAVTVGGSVLTRGALLEAVSAIAGGLRAAGGPVAVHATASVETVVAVVGGLLTGVAVVPVPPDSGPVEREHVLRDSGATAWVGPAELAGGLPPVARRAGDLAPYDPDATALVLYTSGTTGLPKGVPSTGRRLTACLDGLAEAWAWTPDDTLVHGLPLFHLHGLVLGLLGPLRVGSPLVHTVRPSPAAYAAAPGTVYFGVPTVWHRVVGSPADAAALRGARLLVSGSAPLPVSTFTALQELTGLAPLERYGMTETAITLAARADEPPRAGWVGRPVGVTETRIVAADDEGMGRLQVRGPSVFTGYLGRASDDLGDDGWFATGDLAVRDPDGWHRLVGRESTDLIKTGGYRVGSGEVEAVLLDHPAVEEAAVVGVPDDDLGQRIVAYVVGSGATGREAELVSLVAERLSWHKRPRDVVVVDELPRNAMGKVQKTLLG; this is encoded by the coding sequence GCCGCGGCGGTGACGGTCGGCGGCTCGGTGCTGACCCGCGGCGCCCTGCTCGAGGCGGTGTCGGCGATCGCCGGCGGGCTCCGCGCGGCCGGCGGACCGGTCGCGGTGCACGCCACCGCCTCGGTCGAGACGGTCGTGGCCGTGGTCGGCGGCCTGCTGACCGGGGTGGCCGTCGTCCCCGTGCCGCCCGACAGCGGGCCGGTCGAGCGCGAGCACGTGCTGCGCGACTCCGGCGCCACCGCCTGGGTGGGACCGGCCGAGCTGGCCGGCGGGCTGCCTCCGGTCGCCCGGCGCGCGGGCGACCTGGCGCCGTACGACCCCGACGCGACGGCGCTGGTGCTCTACACCTCCGGCACGACCGGGCTGCCCAAGGGCGTGCCGTCGACGGGACGTCGGCTGACCGCGTGCCTCGACGGGCTCGCCGAGGCGTGGGCCTGGACGCCGGACGACACCCTCGTGCACGGGTTGCCGCTGTTCCACCTGCACGGCCTGGTGCTCGGGCTGCTCGGCCCACTGCGGGTCGGGTCACCGCTGGTCCACACGGTGCGCCCCTCCCCCGCCGCGTACGCCGCCGCGCCCGGCACCGTCTACTTCGGCGTCCCCACGGTGTGGCACCGCGTGGTCGGCTCGCCGGCCGACGCGGCGGCCCTGCGGGGCGCGCGGCTGCTCGTGTCGGGCAGCGCTCCCCTGCCGGTCTCGACGTTCACCGCCCTCCAGGAGCTGACCGGGCTCGCGCCGCTCGAGCGCTACGGCATGACCGAGACCGCCATCACCCTGGCCGCCCGGGCCGACGAGCCACCGCGGGCGGGGTGGGTCGGGCGACCCGTGGGCGTGACCGAGACCCGCATCGTCGCGGCCGATGACGAGGGCATGGGCCGCCTGCAGGTGCGCGGCCCGTCGGTGTTCACCGGCTACCTGGGCAGGGCGTCCGACGACCTGGGCGACGACGGCTGGTTCGCCACCGGAGACCTCGCCGTCCGTGACCCCGACGGCTGGCACCGCCTCGTCGGGCGCGAGTCGACCGACCTGATCAAGACCGGCGGCTACCGCGTCGGCTCCGGCGAGGTCGAGGCGGTGCTCCTGGACCACCCGGCCGTCGAGGAGGCCGCGGTCGTCGGCGTACCCGACGACGACCTGGGCCAGCGGATCGTCGCCTACGTCGTCGGCTCCGGCGCCACCGGGCGCGAGGCCGAGCTCGTCTCCCTCGTCGCCGAGCGGCTCTCGTGGCACAAGCGCCCCCGCGACGTCGTCGTGGTCGACGAGCTGCCGCGCAACGCGATGGGCAAGGTCCAGAAGACCCTGCTCGGCTGA